From Carassius auratus strain Wakin unplaced genomic scaffold, ASM336829v1 scaf_tig00041663, whole genome shotgun sequence, a single genomic window includes:
- the LOC113085477 gene encoding cell wall protein IFF6-like, with protein MTARVRFSLIAVLSCLFGYLSITHAIQRRATVGGFCPVTLTVVPSRRGCSSDEECPGGHKCCQFDCGPVCVLPVSLKPGQCPLPEMIPQRAEGCLRDSQCPATQKCCPVTGGFACSEPRGQGQGSGQGSGKGQGSGQGQGKGQGQGSGQGQGSGQGKGQGQGSGKGEGQGSGQGSGQGKGQGQGSGQGQGSGQESGQGQGSGQGKGQGQGNGQGQGSGQGQGSGQGKGQGQGGGQGSGQGQGSGQGQGSGKGQGSGKGSGQGQGSGQGQGSGQGKGQGSGKGSGQGQGSGKGQGSGQGQGSGQGKGQGSGKGSGQGQGSGKGQGQGSGHDHCQCQGSGQCQSCDCGGGCGCGHGGACNC; from the exons ATGACTGCTCGAGTGCGTTTCTCGTTGATTGCCGTTTTATCATGTCTGTTCGGATACTTGAGCATAACTCACGCTATTCAAAGACGAGCCACAG TGGGTGGTTTCTGTCCAGTGACACTGACTGTTGTGCCATCCCGTCGAGGATGTTCTTCTGATGAAGAATGCCCTGGAGGACACAAATGCTGTCAATTTGACTGCGGGCCTGTTTGTGTACTACCGGTTTCCT TGAAGCCAGGTCAATGTCCCCTACCGGAGATGATTCCACAGCGTGCTGAAGGCTGTCTCCGTGATAGCCAGTGTCCTGCCACACAGAAATGTTGCCCGGTCACTGGtggctttgcatgcagtgaaccacgtggtcagggccagggaagcggccagggaagcggcaaGGGCCAGGGTAGTGgccaaggccagg GcaagggccagggtcagggaagcggtcagggccaggGTAGTGGCCAAGGaaagggtcagggtcagggaagcggcaaGGGTGAGGGCCAAGGAAGTGGCCAGGGTAGCGGCCAAGGcaagggccagggtcagggaagcggccagggtcaagGAAGCGGCCAGGAAAGCGGTCAGGGCCAGGGTAGTGGCCAAGGcaagggccagggccagggaaac ggccaggGTCAAGGAAGTGGTCAGGGCCAGGGTAGTGGCCAAGGcaagggtcagggccagggaggCGGCCAGG gaagcggccagggtcaagGAAGTGGTCAGGGCCAGGGTAGCGGCAAGGGCCAGGGAAGTGGCAAG ggaagcggccagggtcaaggaagcggtcagggccaggGTAGCGGCCAAGGCAAGGGCCAGGGAAGTGGcaagggaagcggtcagggccaaGGAAGTGGcaagggccagggaagcggtcagggccaggGTAGCGGCCAAGGCAAGGGCCAGGGAAGTGGAAAGGGAAGCGGTCAAGGCCAAGGAAGTGGaaagggtcagggccagggaagcggtcacgACCATTGCCAGTGCCAAGGCAGCGGCCAGTGCCagagttgtgattgtggaggtgGTTGCGGATGTGGTCATGGTGGGGCGTGTAACTGTTGA